From one Paractinoplanes brasiliensis genomic stretch:
- a CDS encoding S66 peptidase family protein — MVRAERLQVGDLVALVSPSGASDGGRVAATVAALEGWGLRVRLGEHAAGRHLFFAGTDEQRLADLNGALRDPEVRGVFCLRGGYGMQRIVDRVDFGAVRDDPKVVIGFSDVTALHLALWREAGLVTVHGPTAGQFERGAASVTVRAARRAVMQAEPVTVPADAEELTYGVRVEGVAEGTLLGGNLVMLATTVGTRHALATEGAILLLEDVDEEPYRIDRMLVHLRRAGWFDGVRGIALGQFTNCVDRNPHYPPVVDVLREQLAGLGVPVLGGLPIGHGDEQVAVGLGVHARLDAATGTLKVGPAVR; from the coding sequence GTGGTGAGAGCGGAGCGTCTGCAGGTCGGGGACCTGGTTGCGCTGGTCTCGCCGTCGGGGGCCAGTGACGGTGGGCGGGTGGCGGCGACGGTGGCGGCTCTCGAAGGATGGGGACTGAGGGTTCGGCTGGGGGAGCACGCGGCCGGGCGGCACCTCTTCTTCGCCGGCACCGATGAGCAGCGGCTGGCCGACCTCAACGGGGCGCTGCGGGACCCCGAGGTGCGGGGCGTGTTCTGCCTGCGTGGGGGCTACGGCATGCAGCGGATCGTCGATCGGGTGGATTTCGGGGCCGTGCGGGACGACCCCAAGGTCGTGATCGGGTTCTCCGACGTCACGGCGCTGCATCTGGCGCTCTGGCGGGAGGCGGGGCTGGTGACTGTGCACGGGCCGACCGCGGGGCAGTTCGAGCGGGGGGCCGCGTCGGTCACCGTACGGGCGGCCCGGCGAGCCGTCATGCAGGCCGAGCCTGTCACCGTGCCGGCCGACGCGGAGGAGCTGACCTACGGCGTACGGGTGGAAGGGGTTGCCGAAGGGACGTTGCTCGGCGGCAACCTCGTCATGCTCGCGACCACCGTCGGCACGCGGCACGCGCTCGCGACGGAGGGCGCGATCCTGCTGCTGGAGGACGTGGACGAGGAGCCGTACCGGATCGACCGCATGCTGGTGCACCTGCGCCGGGCCGGTTGGTTCGACGGGGTGCGGGGGATCGCGCTGGGGCAGTTCACCAACTGCGTCGACCGGAACCCCCACTATCCACCGGTGGTGGACGTCCTGCGGGAACAGCTGGCCGGTCTGGGCGTACCGGTGCTGGGTGGTCTTCCGATCGGGCACGGTGACGAACAGGTGGCTGTCGGCCTCGGCGTCCACGCGCGGCTGGACGCCGCGACCGGCACGCTGAAGGTCGGCCCGGCGGTGCGCTGA
- a CDS encoding VOC family protein produces the protein MTEQTTHQHHTINYVEITVGDLAEAKRFYAEAFGWQFNDYGPAYAGIRGPDGDGEAGGLRHGEPVGVGGPLVLLYSTDLDASVEAVRAAGGRVVEGPYSFPGGRRFHFADPSGNELGVWAEK, from the coding sequence ATGACCGAGCAGACGACACACCAGCACCACACGATCAACTACGTCGAGATCACGGTCGGCGACCTCGCCGAGGCCAAACGGTTCTACGCCGAGGCGTTCGGGTGGCAATTCAACGACTACGGGCCCGCGTACGCCGGCATTCGCGGCCCTGACGGCGACGGTGAGGCCGGCGGCCTGCGCCATGGCGAGCCGGTCGGGGTGGGCGGCCCGCTGGTCCTGCTCTACTCCACCGACCTCGACGCCTCCGTCGAGGCCGTTCGCGCCGCCGGCGGCCGGGTCGTCGAGGGGCCTTACAGCTTTCCCGGCGGGCGCCGGTTCCACTTCGCCGACCCCAGCGGCAACGAGCTGGGCGTCTGGGCCGAGAAATAG
- a CDS encoding class I adenylate-forming enzyme family protein, with protein MLRAAGSRIVFEDGERFVSGDEMLSMIWRVAGGLRSDGVVAGDGVVLRLGVNPEALAAIMGAFVVGARVSGVRDQVLPDDAGSMLIDDERVNMWMKGPDNPQEPAGRPRDIARVLWTSGSTGAPKGCCQTYASMSAAWAAHPDRWPPAVRSLATRLQRYLVFGSLSSQVMLEYGVLTLAAGGTMVAARPPGFPDAIVRHRATAGVITVGKLNQLVRDQRAKPVDLGSLRALLVSGSPLPPGRLREALDVLGPVVFHGYGQTETGMIAMLTPDEMTPSALDSVGRPPVHIDVRDGEIYVRTPAQASSYWNDPEETAAVFVNGWVRTRDLGALGNDGLLRLTGRARDVIIVHAELVYAGAVERVLVIDPTVAEAYVIGRPDDTTGESVHAYVVPTPGSTPDVPALTHLVAKTLGDPAAPSSVTVIDHVPLAPSGKPDKQALAGE; from the coding sequence GTGCTGAGGGCTGCCGGCTCGCGGATCGTGTTCGAGGACGGGGAACGGTTCGTCTCGGGCGACGAGATGCTGTCGATGATCTGGCGGGTGGCCGGTGGGCTGCGCTCGGACGGGGTTGTGGCCGGGGACGGGGTGGTGCTGCGGCTGGGCGTCAACCCGGAGGCGCTCGCCGCGATCATGGGTGCCTTCGTGGTGGGGGCTCGGGTCTCCGGCGTACGGGATCAAGTGTTGCCGGACGATGCGGGATCAATGTTGATTGACGACGAGCGCGTCAACATGTGGATGAAGGGCCCGGACAATCCACAGGAGCCGGCGGGGCGGCCCCGGGACATCGCCCGGGTGCTGTGGACGAGCGGCAGCACCGGCGCCCCCAAGGGTTGCTGCCAGACGTACGCCTCGATGAGCGCCGCCTGGGCCGCGCACCCGGATCGGTGGCCGCCCGCGGTCCGTTCGCTTGCGACCCGGCTGCAGCGCTATCTCGTCTTCGGCTCGCTGAGCAGCCAGGTCATGCTCGAGTACGGCGTGCTCACGCTGGCCGCGGGCGGGACGATGGTCGCGGCGCGGCCACCCGGCTTCCCGGACGCGATCGTGCGGCATCGGGCCACCGCCGGCGTGATCACGGTGGGCAAGCTGAACCAGCTCGTCCGCGACCAGCGTGCGAAGCCGGTCGACCTCGGCAGTCTGCGGGCGTTGCTGGTCTCCGGTTCGCCGTTGCCGCCCGGACGCCTGCGGGAAGCGCTGGACGTGCTCGGGCCGGTGGTGTTCCACGGATACGGGCAGACCGAGACCGGCATGATCGCCATGCTGACCCCCGACGAGATGACCCCGTCCGCGTTGGACTCGGTCGGCCGGCCCCCGGTCCACATCGACGTACGCGACGGCGAGATCTATGTGCGCACCCCCGCCCAGGCGTCGTCGTACTGGAACGACCCCGAGGAAACCGCCGCAGTCTTCGTGAACGGCTGGGTCCGGACCCGCGACCTCGGCGCCCTCGGCAACGACGGCCTGCTCCGCCTGACCGGCCGAGCCCGCGACGTCATCATCGTCCACGCCGAGCTCGTCTACGCCGGCGCAGTCGAACGTGTCCTCGTCATCGATCCCACAGTCGCCGAGGCGTACGTGATCGGCCGCCCCGACGACACAACAGGCGAATCGGTACACGCCTACGTCGTCCCCACCCCAGGCTCGACCCCGGACGTCCCAGCCCTGACCCACCTGGTAGCCAAAACCCTGGGCGACCCCGCCGCGCCCAGCAGCGTCACAGTGATCGACCACGTGCCCCTGGCCCCGAGCGGCAAGCCCGACAAACAGGCACTGGCAGGCGAGTAG
- a CDS encoding NAD(P)-binding domain-containing protein encodes MMHEYLIIGAGPAGLQLAALLERDGHDYLVLEAGERPGTFFRTYPRHRTLISINKVWTGSEDPEFNLRADWNSLLTDDPALLFKNYSTRYFPAADDLVRYLGDFARGLRVSYDTPVTSIARTGDEFVVTAGGQTFTALRVIVATGVSRLYVPPIPGASLAERYDTVNVDPVDFVNQRVLIIGKGNSGFETADALIETAAVIHVAGPHSIRLAWQTHYVGHLRAVNNNFLDTYQLKSQNAVLDGTVERISRRAEGGYRVDFRYARTVESIRVLEYDRVILCTGFAFDATPFEASARPELVINDRFPSQTPAYESVNVPGLYFAGTLTQQRDFKKSTSGFIHGFRYGVRALHRILGARHHNRPWPSAPVDNTPEAITGAVIARINRTSALWQQFAVLGDVVTVRGGAASYLEEVPVAYFKSGELGAYDTAFVVTLEYGPGHDQVDPFDITVPRIAENDAAAAADASYLHPVVRAYRAGEVVATHHLAENLENHWNLPNVHIEPLAVFIKGVLADIR; translated from the coding sequence ATGATGCACGAGTACCTGATCATCGGAGCCGGACCGGCCGGGCTGCAGCTCGCCGCCCTGCTGGAACGCGACGGTCACGACTACCTCGTACTGGAGGCGGGCGAGAGACCCGGGACGTTCTTCCGGACGTACCCGAGGCACCGTACGCTCATCTCGATCAACAAGGTGTGGACGGGGTCGGAGGATCCCGAGTTCAACCTGCGCGCCGACTGGAACTCGCTGCTCACCGACGACCCGGCGCTGCTGTTCAAGAACTACAGCACACGGTACTTCCCGGCCGCCGACGACCTGGTCCGATACCTGGGCGACTTCGCGCGCGGGCTGCGGGTCAGCTACGACACGCCGGTCACGTCCATTGCCCGTACGGGCGACGAGTTCGTGGTGACCGCGGGCGGCCAGACCTTCACGGCGCTGCGGGTGATCGTGGCGACGGGCGTGTCGCGGCTGTACGTGCCGCCGATCCCGGGCGCTTCGCTGGCCGAACGGTACGACACCGTCAATGTTGACCCTGTTGATTTCGTCAATCAACGTGTACTCATCATCGGCAAGGGCAACTCGGGCTTCGAGACGGCCGACGCGCTGATCGAGACCGCGGCGGTCATCCACGTGGCCGGGCCGCACTCGATCCGGCTGGCCTGGCAGACCCACTACGTCGGGCATCTGCGCGCCGTCAACAACAACTTCCTCGACACGTACCAGCTGAAGTCGCAGAACGCCGTGCTGGACGGGACCGTCGAACGGATCTCGCGGCGTGCCGAGGGCGGCTACCGGGTCGACTTCCGCTATGCCCGCACGGTCGAGTCGATCCGGGTGCTCGAATACGACCGGGTCATCCTGTGCACGGGCTTCGCCTTCGACGCCACACCGTTCGAGGCGTCGGCGCGCCCGGAACTGGTCATCAACGACCGCTTCCCGTCGCAGACCCCGGCGTACGAGTCGGTGAACGTGCCCGGGTTGTACTTCGCCGGGACGCTCACCCAGCAGCGCGACTTCAAGAAGTCGACGAGCGGGTTCATCCACGGTTTCCGGTACGGGGTGCGCGCCCTCCACAGGATCCTCGGCGCCCGCCACCACAACCGGCCGTGGCCGTCGGCGCCTGTGGACAACACGCCCGAGGCCATCACCGGAGCGGTCATCGCACGGATCAACCGCACGTCGGCGCTGTGGCAGCAGTTCGCCGTCCTCGGCGACGTGGTGACGGTCCGGGGTGGGGCGGCCTCCTACTTGGAGGAGGTGCCGGTCGCGTACTTCAAGTCGGGGGAGCTGGGCGCCTACGACACGGCGTTCGTGGTGACGCTCGAATACGGGCCGGGACACGACCAGGTGGACCCGTTCGACATCACCGTGCCGCGGATAGCCGAGAACGATGCCGCGGCCGCCGCCGACGCCTCGTACCTGCACCCGGTGGTGCGCGCCTACCGGGCCGGCGAGGTGGTGGCGACCCACCATCTTGCCGAGAACCTGGAGAACCACTGGAACCTGCCGAACGTGCACATCGAGCCGCTGGCCGTCTTCATCAAGGGCGTCCTGGCCGACATCCGGTGA
- a CDS encoding alpha-hydroxy acid oxidase: protein MTEPDGAANRADLPGRVALNPVHRDFFAGGAGEERTLRRNEEAFAQRWIVPRVLRGAGARDLRTTLFGTDLTMPVLIAPTAFHRLAHPAGEVGTARAAAAAGTIMVLSMAATQPVEDVAATGAHLWMQVYPQPDEDFQRHVVKRAGAAGCRALVVTVDSPVLGRRERDRRHGFRDLPAGFACENMRDADGRLRDIAMDPALSWEHIDRLRASTGLPILLKGILHPQDARLAVEHGVDGLIVSNHGGRQLDGALATVDALPAVVRAVDNRIPVLLDGGVRRGADVVVALALGATAVLVGRPVIWGLAAGGPGGVRDVLETLRDELDHTLALAGARRPADLSADQVA, encoded by the coding sequence ATGACCGAGCCGGACGGCGCCGCGAACCGCGCGGACCTGCCGGGCCGGGTCGCTCTGAACCCGGTCCACCGGGATTTCTTCGCCGGCGGCGCCGGGGAGGAACGCACGCTGCGGCGCAACGAGGAGGCGTTCGCGCAGCGGTGGATCGTGCCACGGGTGCTGCGCGGCGCGGGCGCCCGCGACCTGCGGACCACCCTGTTCGGCACCGACCTGACCATGCCCGTGCTCATCGCGCCGACCGCTTTCCACCGGCTCGCCCACCCCGCCGGGGAGGTCGGCACGGCCCGGGCAGCCGCCGCGGCCGGAACAATCATGGTGCTGAGCATGGCGGCCACCCAGCCGGTGGAGGACGTGGCCGCAACCGGCGCACACCTGTGGATGCAGGTCTATCCACAGCCCGACGAGGACTTCCAGCGCCATGTCGTCAAGCGCGCCGGGGCAGCCGGTTGCCGGGCGCTCGTCGTGACGGTCGACTCGCCGGTCCTCGGCCGCCGCGAACGCGACCGCCGCCACGGCTTCCGCGACCTGCCCGCCGGGTTCGCCTGCGAGAACATGCGCGACGCGGACGGCCGCCTCCGGGACATCGCCATGGATCCCGCCCTCAGCTGGGAGCACATCGACCGGCTGCGGGCGTCCACCGGGCTGCCGATCCTGCTCAAGGGAATCCTCCATCCACAGGACGCGCGGCTCGCCGTCGAGCACGGTGTGGACGGGCTGATCGTGTCGAACCACGGCGGACGCCAGCTTGACGGCGCGCTCGCGACTGTGGACGCGCTGCCCGCCGTGGTCCGGGCTGTGGACAACCGGATCCCGGTGCTGCTCGACGGCGGGGTCCGGCGGGGCGCCGACGTCGTGGTCGCGCTGGCCCTGGGCGCCACGGCCGTGCTGGTCGGCCGCCCCGTCATCTGGGGTCTTGCGGCCGGCGGCCCCGGCGGCGTACGGGATGTGCTGGAGACCCTGCGCGACGAGCTGGACCACACCCTGGCCCTGGCCGGAGCCCGCCGCCCGGCCGACCTGAGCGCGGACCAGGTCGCGTGA
- a CDS encoding cytochrome P450, whose protein sequence is MNAPTAVAVIVLLGAGLWTLPGWLPPAVIRLREHIFRRVNGTEGIPVPGPLIGAEDFERVYSNPAADGRSRGAGLSDLFWYWLAPGPQMHQEHLEPGDRYRAVARTTRQVLAVPHSRSDELATAATRRVLDELPLDRTSFTRVRDLMMPVWAEVYHELVFQEPCDRRVRDLIVANADDVVTALKGTRPRRMWRRARLTRHLRARVDDGACPVVLPEPFTAEETTWYLQGAFFNTAVVQMSEAMAHILLCAASTTADPDDDDALDRLIDETLRVHPLFGIAHRITSAPIELDSGVTVPTGSVLLFNYLAFQRTGPAGDDEFRPGRWLTLRRKEAHFIPYGITANRACPARGVAPVMLRAATREVLRRFAVTSTAAHTRSLPSRGPAYLTPAGRREPGSSRRQWMRVRDRWENAGRSVLQLGFGTWMVFDARRQRLCATYFDQVHQ, encoded by the coding sequence GTGAACGCGCCGACGGCCGTGGCGGTCATTGTGCTCCTGGGCGCCGGGCTGTGGACCCTGCCGGGATGGCTGCCACCGGCCGTGATCCGGCTGCGCGAGCACATTTTCCGGCGGGTCAACGGAACGGAAGGCATCCCCGTGCCGGGTCCGCTGATCGGGGCGGAGGACTTCGAGCGCGTCTACAGCAACCCAGCCGCCGACGGGCGCAGCAGGGGCGCCGGGCTGTCGGACCTGTTCTGGTACTGGCTCGCGCCCGGCCCACAGATGCACCAGGAACACCTCGAACCCGGGGACCGGTACCGCGCCGTGGCCCGCACGACCCGCCAGGTCCTCGCTGTCCCGCACAGCCGGTCGGACGAGCTGGCCACCGCGGCCACCCGGCGTGTCCTCGACGAGCTGCCCCTCGACCGTACGAGTTTCACCCGCGTACGGGATCTCATGATGCCCGTCTGGGCCGAGGTCTACCACGAGCTCGTCTTCCAGGAACCGTGCGACCGGCGTGTCCGCGACCTGATCGTGGCCAACGCGGACGACGTCGTCACCGCGCTCAAGGGCACCCGGCCCCGCAGGATGTGGCGGCGCGCCAGGCTCACCCGGCATCTGCGGGCGCGGGTGGACGACGGCGCCTGCCCGGTCGTGCTGCCCGAGCCGTTCACCGCCGAGGAGACGACCTGGTATCTGCAGGGCGCCTTCTTCAACACCGCCGTCGTGCAGATGTCCGAGGCGATGGCGCACATCCTGCTGTGCGCGGCGAGCACCACCGCCGACCCGGACGACGACGACGCGCTCGACCGGCTCATCGACGAGACCCTGCGGGTGCATCCGCTGTTCGGCATCGCGCACCGGATCACGTCCGCGCCGATCGAGCTGGACAGCGGCGTCACCGTTCCCACCGGGTCGGTTCTGCTCTTCAACTACCTCGCCTTCCAGCGCACCGGGCCGGCCGGCGACGACGAGTTCCGCCCCGGCCGATGGCTCACGCTGCGACGCAAAGAGGCCCACTTCATCCCGTACGGGATAACGGCGAACCGGGCCTGTCCGGCGCGCGGGGTCGCCCCGGTGATGCTGCGCGCCGCGACCCGGGAAGTGTTGCGCCGCTTCGCCGTGACCTCGACCGCCGCGCACACCCGTTCGCTGCCGAGCCGGGGACCGGCCTACCTGACCCCGGCCGGACGGCGCGAGCCCGGCTCGTCGCGGCGGCAGTGGATGCGCGTACGGGATCGGTGGGAGAACGCCGGACGTTCGGTGCTGCAGCTCGGCTTCGGCACGTGGATGGTGTTCGACGCCCGTCGTCAGCGGCTCTGCGCCACGTATTTCGACCAGGTCCATCAATGA
- a CDS encoding NAD(P)-binding domain-containing protein, which produces MTLDYLIIGAGPAGLQLAALLEDAGDRPDYLVLEAGDGPGTFFRTYPRHRTLISINKTHTGTDDPELNLRNDWNSLLTDDPALLFTGYTGRYFPDASVMVRYLADFAVKTGVNVRYNTRVTTISRTGDEFAVRAGDETYRAKRVIVATGMSRQHRPDIPGLELAEGYDEMPVDPHDFLDQRVLIIGKGNSAFETADNLIETTSLIHVAGPHSIKLAWRTHYVGHLRAVNNNFLDTYQLKSANAILDGTVRGIERDGDELKVTFAFARADEVVKELRYDRVLVCTGFGFDASVFDDSARPSLAINDRFPAQTSAWESVNVPGLYFAGTLTQQRDFKKSTSGFIHGFRYSVRALHRILDQRYGGRPWPSAPVDNTPEALTDAIVARVNRTSALWQQFGFLADVVKADGEYLREVPVDYFTEGGVGQGPAFVVTLEYGPQHDQVDPFDITVSRIAQDSPGQAHDAAYLHPVVRFHADGQVRATHHLAENLENRWDRPDVHVAPLAAFIARCLGR; this is translated from the coding sequence GTGACGCTCGACTACCTGATCATCGGGGCGGGACCGGCCGGCCTGCAGCTGGCCGCCCTGCTCGAGGACGCCGGCGACCGACCCGACTACCTGGTGCTGGAGGCGGGCGACGGGCCCGGGACGTTCTTCCGGACGTACCCCCGCCACCGCACGCTCATCTCGATCAACAAGACGCACACGGGCACGGACGATCCCGAGCTCAACCTGCGCAACGACTGGAACTCGCTGCTCACCGACGACCCGGCCCTGCTGTTCACCGGTTACACCGGCCGCTACTTCCCCGACGCGAGCGTGATGGTTCGGTACCTGGCCGACTTCGCCGTCAAGACCGGCGTGAACGTCCGCTACAACACGCGGGTCACGACCATTTCCCGTACGGGCGACGAGTTCGCGGTCCGCGCGGGCGACGAGACGTACCGGGCCAAGCGGGTGATCGTGGCAACCGGCATGTCCCGGCAGCACCGGCCCGACATTCCCGGCCTGGAGCTGGCCGAGGGCTACGACGAGATGCCGGTGGACCCGCACGACTTCCTCGACCAGCGGGTGCTCATCATCGGCAAGGGCAACTCGGCGTTCGAGACCGCCGACAACCTGATCGAGACGACCTCGCTGATCCACGTGGCGGGGCCGCACTCGATCAAGCTGGCGTGGCGCACGCACTACGTCGGGCACCTGCGGGCGGTCAACAACAACTTCCTCGACACGTACCAGCTGAAGTCGGCCAACGCGATCCTCGACGGCACCGTGCGTGGCATCGAGAGGGACGGTGACGAGCTGAAGGTAACGTTCGCCTTCGCCCGAGCCGACGAGGTGGTCAAGGAGCTCCGGTACGACCGGGTGCTGGTCTGCACCGGGTTCGGGTTCGACGCGTCCGTCTTCGACGACAGCGCCCGCCCGTCGCTGGCCATCAACGACCGCTTCCCCGCGCAGACCTCGGCGTGGGAGTCGGTGAACGTGCCCGGACTGTATTTCGCCGGCACGCTCACCCAGCAACGCGACTTCAAGAAGTCCACCAGCGGGTTCATCCACGGGTTCCGGTACAGCGTACGAGCCCTCCACAGGATCCTCGATCAGCGGTACGGCGGCAGGCCGTGGCCATCGGCGCCGGTGGACAACACGCCCGAGGCACTTACGGACGCGATCGTCGCCCGGGTCAACCGCACCTCGGCCCTGTGGCAGCAGTTCGGCTTCCTCGCCGACGTCGTCAAGGCCGACGGCGAGTACCTGCGGGAGGTGCCCGTCGACTACTTCACCGAGGGCGGCGTGGGACAGGGTCCCGCCTTCGTCGTCACGCTCGAGTACGGGCCGCAGCACGACCAGGTGGACCCGTTCGACATCACGGTGAGCCGCATCGCCCAGGACTCCCCCGGTCAGGCCCACGACGCCGCCTACCTGCACCCGGTGGTCCGCTTCCACGCCGACGGCCAGGTCCGGGCCACCCACCACCTGGCCGAGAACCTCGAGAACCGATGGGACCGGCCGGACGTGCACGTGGCGCCGCTGGCCGCCTTCATCGCGCGATGCCTGGGCCGATGA
- a CDS encoding aromatic amino acid ammonia-lyase → MTIQVDLGGPLRPSDLLAAREPITVTTGPAVRERMAAARVFLDKALGDDRAVYGATTGFGALVGYAGRTDQRDQADNTLAHLGAGQGPDLDPALVRAALLVRAWSLAQGVSGASPHVVDALTAMLATTFTPAVPRFGSVGASGDLIPLGAAAQALRGRGHAYVDGERLEAAEALRRTGIKPLTLDGRDALALVNGTSLTTAALALAQAGVRRSHRSAQLLTCLLADQLGCDPQFLDPRLIGRFHHPGVSAVAASMRATLDGCVPSGERPLQEPYSIRCSPQLLGAAEDALRYVDNVVEADLGGVSDNPLLFPDDDAVVHGGNFFGQPASFAADLLTIVEAQVGNLVERQLDLLVDPHRNGGLPPMLAAGPGRQHGLQGVQLASTALIAEIRRDATPASMQSLPTNLHNQDVVPFGTQAALRALDQAGLLRLLCGSLALGLRQAAHVGARRPSSHGCETLLAALEQAVPPIDPDRPLEADVHICARTVEDIEISLISGS, encoded by the coding sequence ATGACGATTCAGGTAGACCTGGGCGGTCCGCTGAGGCCGTCCGACCTGCTGGCCGCCCGGGAACCCATCACGGTCACGACCGGTCCCGCCGTCCGCGAACGGATGGCTGCCGCCCGCGTTTTCCTGGACAAGGCGCTCGGCGACGACCGGGCCGTGTACGGCGCCACCACCGGCTTCGGCGCGCTGGTCGGCTACGCGGGCCGCACCGACCAGCGGGATCAGGCCGACAACACCCTCGCCCACCTCGGCGCCGGTCAGGGCCCCGACCTGGATCCCGCTCTCGTCCGGGCGGCCCTGCTCGTCCGCGCGTGGTCGCTCGCCCAGGGCGTGTCGGGCGCGTCGCCGCATGTCGTGGACGCGCTCACGGCGATGCTGGCCACCACGTTCACCCCGGCGGTGCCGCGGTTCGGGTCGGTCGGGGCCAGCGGTGACCTGATTCCGCTCGGCGCGGCCGCCCAGGCGTTGCGCGGCCGGGGACACGCGTACGTGGACGGCGAACGCCTGGAAGCGGCGGAGGCTTTACGCCGTACGGGAATCAAGCCTTTGACCTTGGACGGACGGGACGCGCTCGCCCTGGTCAACGGCACGTCGCTGACCACCGCCGCGCTCGCGCTCGCGCAGGCCGGCGTCCGCCGCTCGCACCGCTCGGCCCAGTTGCTGACCTGCCTGCTCGCCGACCAGCTGGGCTGCGACCCGCAGTTCCTCGACCCACGGCTGATCGGCCGCTTCCACCACCCGGGCGTGTCGGCGGTGGCCGCGAGCATGCGTGCCACGCTCGACGGCTGTGTCCCGTCGGGTGAGCGGCCGCTGCAGGAGCCGTACAGCATCAGATGTTCTCCACAGTTGCTCGGCGCGGCCGAGGACGCCTTGCGCTATGTGGACAACGTCGTCGAGGCCGATCTGGGCGGTGTCAGCGACAACCCGCTGCTCTTCCCCGACGACGACGCGGTGGTGCACGGGGGCAACTTCTTCGGGCAGCCCGCGTCGTTCGCGGCGGACCTGCTCACCATCGTGGAAGCCCAGGTGGGCAATCTGGTCGAGCGGCAACTGGACCTGCTCGTCGACCCGCACCGCAACGGCGGGCTGCCGCCCATGCTCGCGGCGGGTCCCGGCCGGCAGCACGGGTTGCAGGGGGTTCAGCTGGCGTCGACGGCGCTGATCGCCGAGATCCGCCGGGACGCGACGCCCGCGAGCATGCAGAGCCTGCCCACCAACCTGCACAACCAGGACGTCGTCCCGTTCGGCACCCAGGCCGCCCTGCGCGCCCTCGACCAGGCCGGGCTGCTGCGGCTGCTGTGCGGGTCGCTCGCGCTCGGGCTGCGCCAGGCCGCACACGTCGGCGCCCGGCGGCCGTCGTCGCACGGATGCGAGACGCTGCTCGCCGCGCTCGAACAGGCCGTGCCGCCGATCGATCCGGACCGTCCGCTCGAGGCCGATGTGCACATCTGCGCCCGGACCGTCGAGGATATTGAAATTTCTCTGATTTCCGGTTCGTAG